The proteins below are encoded in one region of Leisingera thetidis:
- a CDS encoding L-serine ammonia-lyase produces MFLSIFDIFKIGIGPSSSHTMGPMVAASRFLSKLENENVPIARFRATLHGSLAFTGKGHGSDRAVILGLAGFEPETFAAQPAERALEAIKARKTIVLEPFGEVRFAPENDLVFDFEKALPLHPNGLTLEALDEIGHVKVREQYYSVGGGFVATAQELVEAETEAKKVDEIPYPFATAAEMLKTCAETGLSISELKMANERAYRSETEVTEGIARIWKVMQDCIDNGLENDGILPGGLNVRRRAKALHGKLLVRQNSSQKLPENHTDWVISYAMAVNEENAAGGRIVTAPTNGAAGVIPAVIAFWQKHMQEMPKGSVQEFFLTAAAIGGLIKHNASISGAECGCQAEVGSAAAMAAAGLAAVRGGTPEQIENAAEIALEHHLGMTCDPIKGLVQIPCIERNGLGAIKALAAASLALHGDGKHIVHLDDVIETMWQTGQDMHESYKETSLGGLAINVPNC; encoded by the coding sequence ATGTTCCTGTCTATATTTGACATTTTCAAGATCGGTATCGGTCCCTCCTCATCGCACACGATGGGACCCATGGTTGCTGCTTCTCGTTTCCTTTCCAAGCTAGAAAACGAAAATGTTCCCATAGCTCGCTTTAGAGCCACTTTGCATGGTTCACTAGCTTTTACCGGAAAAGGCCACGGCAGTGACAGGGCAGTTATTCTGGGCTTGGCTGGGTTTGAACCCGAAACCTTCGCGGCACAGCCGGCGGAACGCGCGCTTGAAGCCATCAAGGCGCGAAAAACGATTGTTTTGGAACCTTTCGGAGAAGTTCGCTTCGCTCCAGAGAATGATCTCGTTTTCGATTTTGAGAAGGCTTTGCCGCTGCATCCAAATGGGCTGACTCTGGAGGCGCTCGACGAAATCGGCCATGTCAAGGTCAGAGAACAATATTATTCCGTCGGTGGCGGGTTTGTCGCGACTGCGCAGGAATTGGTCGAAGCCGAAACTGAAGCCAAAAAGGTCGACGAAATACCCTACCCTTTTGCCACCGCTGCTGAAATGCTGAAGACGTGCGCAGAAACCGGCCTGAGTATTTCTGAACTAAAAATGGCAAACGAACGCGCCTACAGGTCGGAAACCGAAGTGACGGAAGGGATCGCTAGGATCTGGAAAGTCATGCAAGATTGTATCGACAACGGGCTTGAGAACGACGGCATACTCCCCGGTGGGTTAAATGTCCGCAGGCGAGCAAAAGCTCTCCATGGGAAATTGCTGGTCCGGCAGAATTCAAGCCAGAAGCTTCCCGAAAACCACACAGATTGGGTAATCTCCTATGCGATGGCCGTCAACGAGGAGAATGCCGCAGGAGGGCGCATCGTGACCGCTCCCACGAACGGAGCCGCTGGGGTAATCCCAGCAGTTATCGCGTTCTGGCAAAAACACATGCAGGAAATGCCCAAGGGGTCGGTCCAGGAATTCTTTCTAACGGCCGCTGCGATCGGGGGACTGATCAAACACAATGCCTCAATTAGTGGTGCAGAATGCGGTTGCCAAGCTGAGGTTGGGAGTGCAGCAGCAATGGCTGCAGCGGGGTTAGCGGCAGTGCGCGGAGGAACACCGGAGCAAATTGAAAACGCCGCCGAGATTGCATTGGAACATCACCTCGGCATGACCTGCGATCCGATCAAGGGGCTTGTGCAGATCCCCTGCATCGAAAGAAACGGCCTCGGTGCCATCAAGGCCCTCGCTGCTGCTTCGCTCGCTCTTCATGGCGATGGGAAACACATTGTCCATTTGGATGACGTGATCGAAACCATGTGGCAGACTGGCCAAGACATGCACGAATCCTACAAGGAAACGTCACTAGGGGGGTTGGCCATCAACGTGCCCAACTGTTGA